One genomic segment of Mus pahari chromosome 4, PAHARI_EIJ_v1.1, whole genome shotgun sequence includes these proteins:
- the LOC110320988 gene encoding protein S100-A9, producing MANKAPSQMERNITTIIDVFHQYSKKEGHHDTLSKKEFKEMVKKELATFMKKEKRNEALLNDTMEDLDTNQDNQLSFEECMMLMAKLIFACHEKLHENNPRGHGHSHGKGCGK from the exons ATGGCCAACAAAGCACCATCTCAGATGGAGCGCAACATAACCACCATCATCGACGTCTTCCATCAATACTCTAAGAAGGAAGGACACCATGACACCCTGAGCAAGAAGGAATTCAAAGAAATGGTGAAAAAGGAATTGGCAACCTTTATGAAG aaggagaagagaaatgaagcaCTCCTAAATGACACCATGGAGGACCTGGACACCAACCAGGACAATCAGCTGAGCTTTGAGGAGTGTATGATGCTGATGGCAAAGTTGATCTTTGCCTGTCATGAGAAGCTGCATGAGAACAACCCACGTGGGCATGGCCACAGCCATGGCAAAGGCTGTGGGAAGTAA